GCCGCATAGTTGGCGTGGGTACGGGACAGGCGCGAGGGCGGATCGTTCCACACCACAAGCGTTTCCGGACACTTGGCCATGGCCACGTCCGCATCCAGCCACCGCAGCCAGAGGTCGTAATCCTCGGGAAACGGCCCCTCGCGGTAGCCGCCCAGGCGCTGCACCAGCTCGCGCCGGAACATCACCGAGGGATGGGCCAGGGGGGATTCACGAAAGCGGTTGGCGGCAATGGCTTCTGGCGTCGTCAGGGTGTTGATCCAGTCCACATAGGCCGCATAGCCGGCGCAGTGGTCTCGGCATCCGCCAAAGGCCACCATGCAGGAGGCCAGCCCCAGGGAGGGCTGCGTCTCCAGCAGCTGCCACTGCCGGGCCAGGCGCTCGGGGTGGCTCCAGTCGTCCCCGTCCATGCGGGCAATGTATGGTCCGCGGGCCAGGGTCAGGCCATGGTTGAGGGCGGGCACGATGCCGCCGTGCGGCATGACCACAGGCCGTACGCGGGAGTCCCGGGCGGCATAAGCCTGCAGCAGGGGCAGGGTGGCGTCCTCGGAGCCGTCGTCCACGGCCAGCAGCTCGAAGTCGGCAAAGGTCTGCCCGAGGATGGATTCCACCGCCCCGGCCAGGGTGGCGGCGGCGTTGTACACGGGCATGAGGACGGAAATCTGCACAGCGGCAGGACACTCGGCGGCAGGCATGGCCGTGTGTACCCTGCCGCCGTTCCAGGCGCAAGCGTCGCGCAGGCATCAGAACGCCACGCTGGTGAACTCCTCGAAGGTGGTCAGGCCCTGAAACACCTTGAAGGCGGCATCCATCTTGAGGGTGGAGAGCCGCTTGGCCTGCACCGCCGCCTGCTTGATCTCCACCGAGGACGCCCGCTTGAGGATGAGGGGCTGCACCACATCGTCCACCTCCAGCACCTCATACACCCCCATGCGGCCCTTGAAGCCGGAATTCTCGCACTTGAAGCAGCCCTTGCCCTGGAAGAAATGCATGCGCTGGCTGCCGCTCACGCCCATGGACCGCAGGGCGGCGGCTGGCGCCTCGAAGGGTTCGATACAGTCCGGGCAGATGCGCCGCACCAGGCGCTGGGCCACCACCACCAGGAGGGTGGAGGCGATGAGGAAGGGTTCGATATCCATCTCAATGAAGCGCGTCACCGCACCGGCGGCGTCGTTGGTGTGCAGGGTGGAAAGCACCTTGTGACCGGTCATGGAGGCCTGGATGCCGATGTTGGCTGTTTCCTGATCCCGGATTTCCCCCACCATGACCACATCCGGGTCCTGACGCAGGATGGCCCGCAGGCCGGAGGCAAAGGTCATGCCGGCCTTGACGTTCAACTGTACCTGGGTCACCTCGTCGATGCGGCTTTCCACGGGGTCTTCCAGGGTGATGGTATTGATGGTCGGCTTGCTGATTTTCTTGAGGATGGAGTACAGCAGCGTGGTCTTGCCCGAGCCGGTGGGGCCGGTGGCCAGCATCATGCCGTAGGGCTTGAGGATGGCCTTGTCGATCTTGACGCGTTCCTTGTCGCTCATGCCCAGTTGATCCAGAGACAGGGGCTTGGCGCTCTGCACGTGCAGCCGCATGACCACCTTCTCCCCGTAAATGGTGGGCAGGGTGGAAACGCGGACACTGATTTCCCGATGCTGCACGCGGTACGTGAAGCGGCCGTCCTGGGGCACGCGGGTGACGGAGATATCCAGGTTCGACAACAGCTTGATGCGCGAGATGAGGGGCAGGAACAGCTTTTTCGGCGGCGGCGGGAAGGATTTGAGCTCGCCATCGATGCGGAACTTCAGCTCCAGCTTGTCCTTCTTGCGGCTGAAGTGAATGTCCGAGGCGCGCTTGTTCATGGCCTGCACCAGGATGGAGTTGACGATCTTCACCACCGGCGCATCCTGGGCCATGCTCTGCAGCGAGCCTATGTTGAGCTCGCCGGCATCTTCCCCCTCATCCACGGCGTACTCTCCCCCGTCCTCCTCAATCTCCTCGAAGGTCTCGTGGGCGAGTATGCCGGCATCCAGGCTGCGGCCATAAATGGCATGGGCGATGTCATCAAATTCATGCTTGCTGCAGATGGCGATTTCCACTTCCATCCTGGTCACATGCATGATGGAGTCCAGGGCGGTCAGATCGGTGGGATCCTGCATGGCCACCCAGAGCACGCCGCCCTGCCTGGCCAGGGGCAGCACCATGCACCGTTCGGCCAAATCCGAGCTGATGAGGCTGGCCAGGGAGGGGTCTGGCACAAAAGATTCCACATCCAGGCGCTTGACCTTGAGCTGCCGCGAGAGCACGGCCAGCAGCCGCGCCTCTTCCACGATGCCGTTCTGGATGAGAAACTGTCCCAGCTTGAGGGGGCTGCCCCGCTTGGCCACCAGGGCGTCATCCAGGGCCTGCTGGGTGAGCAGCCCGGCCTCCACGAGCATTTCGCCCAGTCGCTTGCGCGGTCCTTGCCTGTGCTTGCGGGCAATGTCCTTGGCGGCATCGGCATGCCCCGTGGTGGAGGCGGCCTCGTCTGCGTGCGGGTCCTGGCTCAGGTGTTCCATCATCCTTTCCTCATCCCCCAGGTTGGCGGCAGCCATGCGTGCGCCGGCCCTGACCGTACTGCCGGCGTCACCGTGTCATGCCATGGATACCGGTGCGCCAAAACAGCCAGCCTTGCAAGGGGGGGAACCGGGAGGACTCCCCTCCCTTTTCCACTTCAACAGGCCTTTCTTTTTGAAGTGGAGGCGGAATCAGCCCGGACGCAGGCTCAGAGTTCCACGGGCATGTCGCGGCGGGCGATGGCCTCGCGCATGCGGCACACGCTGCAGCATTCGGCATTGGTGGGATGCCCGCACTGGGTGCACGGCACAATGGCGCATGGCGCAGCAGCCTGCGCCTGCCGGAAAGGCTGGCGGCCGAATTCCAGAAATCCAAGATAGAACTGCAGCTTCTGGCCGGGAGACGTCTCCTCCAGACCGGCCAGCAGGGACTTGTGCCCCGTAAAGCTGGCGCCGCGGCTGTAGGGGCATGCGCCCATATGGTACTCAATGCCGGCCAGAAAGCAGTACGCGGCGGTCTCGAACTCAGACAACCGCCACATCGGCTTCACCTTTTTTGCAAACCCGTTGCCTGCCGGCAGCATGGGGCCCTGGTCCGCCAGCTGGGCGGCATCCCACCGGATGACGTTGGCGAACAGCCGGCTGGTCTCATCGTCCAGGTTGTGCCCCGTGGCCAGCACGGTGAAGCCCCCCTGCACGGCCGCGCGGTTGAAGAGCTGCCGTTTGATGGTGCCGCAGGCCGAGCAGATCGGGCGGTTGATGCAGTCCTTCACCAGGGGGATGGCCAGCCCTTCGTCGGCCAGCTGCACCACATCCAAGGGGATGCCGTGCGCGGCGCAGAACCGCTCCACCGCCGCACGCGCCGGTGCGGAGGAATCCGGGATGCCCAGATCCAGATGCACGCCGTGGACGCCATACCCCAGCCGGCGCAGCAAATGCGCCATGGCCAGGGAATCCTTGCCGCCGGAAAGGGCCAGCAGGATGGTGTCTGCATGGGAAAACAACCCCTGGCTGCGGATGGCTTTTTCCACCTGCCGTTCCACAAATTCCAGAAAGCAGGCCTCGCAAAACCCGGTGTGATGGCTGGGCAAGGCCACTGCGGCCCTGGCCCGGCAACGTTTACACTTCATGAAGCTCGTCGATGGTGATGAGTGTGGCGGTAGTATACCGTTTGCAGTGGTCTGCAATCACCCGCGGGAGGTGACGGGCCGGATGCGCAGCCGAGCCCCTTCTTCGAGGATGACATCCCAGGTGACCAGTTGCGGGCCGTCTGCCGTCTCCAGGATGGTCAGCGTCTCATTCTGCCGAAATCCCAGCCGGTTGAGCACGGCGCGCACGGACTTGCAATACTCCACTTCGCGCTCCTTGCCCCCCGGCTCCATGATAACTGTAACCATTAGTCGCCTTTATTTTTTCCGGACTCCGCCATGCGCGCCAGTTCCGAAAGCAGCAGCCTGGCTTCGGCATGCAAGGCGGCCCATGCGGCGTCCAGTGCTGCGAACCCGGCATCGTCCCCGCTGTCGAACCCTGGCGCCCCGGCCAGACGCTCCAGCACGGCCGCCAGTTGCTCGCAGTGTTGCGCCCCGATGATGGCCGCAGCGCCCTTGAGCGCATGGGCCTGCCGCTGCACCTGGGCAGCATCCCGGCCCTGCATGGCCACCGCAAGATGCTCCAGCCGGGCAGGCGCATCCGACGCAAAGGAGGTGAACAGCAGGTGCAGCAGTTCCACATCCCCGCCAAGGCGATGCAACGCGGCAGCATACGCCAGATGCGTGGCTGACGGAAGAGCGGAAGCGGCGACGGCGGGCAATTCGGGGGCGGTATGACTCATGAATCCTCGTGCATTGGAGCAGAATACTCCAGCCGCCCGCAGCAGCGCAAGGAAAATCCCACGCCTGCAATTCCGGCAGGTCAGGCACGCAGCCGTCTTGAAAACGCCTTGTCATTGTCACAGGCATATACTACATGACGAGTATCCCCGAGAGGCCATCTGCTCTGCCCGCGTGCGGCATGGGCAGCATTGAGCCCCGACGTCCGGCAAGGAGCGAGACATGAGCGAGGCCCGAAAGGTCCTGGTAGTGGACGACGAGAAGCACATCCGCATGCTGTACCGTGAAGAGCTGGAAACCGACGGCTATGTCATCGCCACATCCGACGGCCAGGAGGACATCCTGCAGGTCATCGCCCGGGAACAGCCCCTGGTGGTGGTGCTGGATATCAAACTCGGCGCCAACCGGTCCGGCCTGGATCTGCTGCAGGAAATCCGCAGCAAGCACCAGACCCTGCCGGTCATCCTCTCCACGGCGTACGACAGCTTTCAGCACGACCTCAAATCCATCGCCGCTGATTATTATGTGGTGAAATCCGTGGATTTGGCAGAACTCAAAGATAAGGTCAGCCAGGCCCTGAGCAAGGCCGCCCGACTGGCGACATAACCCGGCCAGGCCCGGCCGCGCCCGGCTGTATCGATCTGGCCCACAGGCCCTTCCTGCATTGCCCTTGGCCGGGCTTCGTGCTAGCGCTGAGCAGCTATGAACGACTTCATCTCCGATTTGAACCGGCTGCTCATTTTCTTCCTTCCCTTTGCCCTGGGCATCATCCTGCACGAGGTGGCCCACGGGTACATCGCGTGGCGGCTGGGGGACCCCACCGCCAAAAACCAGGGCAGGCTCACGCTGAACCCCATCAAGCACGTGGACCCCATGGGCCTGGCCGTCTTCGTGCTCACGGCCCTGTTCACCGGCTTTGTCTTTGGCTGGGCCAAACCCGTGCCTGTGGACCCGCGCTACTTCAAGAACCCCCGCCAGGGCCTCATGCTCTCCTCCATGGCCGGGCCGGCCACCAACTTTGCCCTGGCCCTCTGCTTCGCCTTTGCCTTCACGGCGCTGTACGGGCATGCCGCCACAGCCCCCCTGGGCAGCACCGGGGCGTATTTCCTGGATCCCCTGGTGCGCATCTGCCTGGCCGGCGTCAGCGTGAATCTGGTCCTGGGCGTGCTCAATCTCATTCCCATCCCGCCCTTGGACGGTTCCAAGGTGGTGCAATACTTCCTGCCCCGGGACCTGGCCCTCAAGTACCTTTCCCTGGAGCGCCACGGCTTTCTGCTGCTGTTGCTGCTCATTGCCTTCGGCGTGGTCGGCCGGTTCATCCGCTTCATCGTTGAACCCCTGTTCACGGGCGTGATGACCCTTGCCGGCGCCTGATCCTCCCCTTGCACCCTCAGCCTCGCCACCTACCGCCATGACACCCACTCCGCGCATTGTTTCCGGCATGCGGCCCACCGGCCCCCTGCACCTCGGCCATTATTTCGGCGTGCTCAAGCAGTGGCTTGAGCTGCAATCCACCCACCACTGCTACTTCTTTGTGGCAGACTGGCACGCCCTGACCAGCGAATACCACGATCCCCTGCGCATCCGCGGCTTTGTGCCCGAGCTGGTGATGGATTGGGTGGCCGCCGGGCTGGATCCCGCCCGCTGCACCATTTTCCAGCAGTCCATGGTGCCCGAGCACGTGGAACTGCATCTGGTGCTGTCCATGATCACCCCCACCAGCTGGCTGGAACGCAACCCCACGTACAAGGATCAGTTGCAGCAGCTTGCGGAAAAGGATCTGACCACCTACGGCTTTTTGGGCTATCCCGTGCTCCAGGCCGCGGACATCCTGCTGTACAAGCCCCAGGCCGTGCCCGTGGGCCAGGATCAGCTGCCCCACCTGGAACTGACGCGGGAAATCGCCCGCCGCTTCAACTTCCTTTATGGCGAGACCTTCCCCGAGCCCCAGGCCCTGCTAACCCCGGCCGCCAAGTGCCCGGGCCTGGACGGCCGCAAGATGAGCAAAAGCTACGGCAACTCCATCTACCTGCGCGAAGACTTTGTGGACGTGCGCAGCAAGGTGATGCAGATGCTGACCGACGCCAACCGCAAGCGCAAGACCGATCCGGGCGATCCGAACATCTGCAACCTCTTCCCCTATCACGTGCTCATGACCGGCGCCGAGGATCAGGCCGCCATCCGCGACGCCTGCGTCAAGGCCGAAATCGGCTGCGTGGACTGCAAGAAAAAGCTCATCGAATCCATGGAAGCCTTCCTCACCCCGCTGCACGAGCGGCGCCGTCATCTGGTGGAACACCCCGAAGAGGCCTGGGACATCCTGGAACGCGGCTCGGCCGTGGCCCGGGAAGAAGCGCAGCGCACCCAGGACGAAGTGCGCCGGCACATCAATTTCCTCGGGCGGTAGTCACCCGCGGCATGCTGCCGGGGCTGTCCCATTCCAGGCGCACAGCCCCGGCTTCGGCCGTCACATGCAGCGACACCCCTCGGGCCGCCAGGGCCTCGCGGACGGTATCGCTCGGAAACCCCCATTGATTCCACTGCCCGGCGCTGGCCAGGGCCACGGCCGGGGCCACGGTGTCCAGGAAGGTTTCGGAAAGGCTGTTCCCAGAGCCGTGATGCGGCAGCACCAGGGCCGAGGCAGCCAGCCTGTTGCCGAACCGGGCCGCCAATCCCTCCAGGCCCGCCCGTTCCAGATCCCCGGGCAGAATGGCCAGCGCCCTGCCCTGCCACAGCACGCACAGGGTCAGGGACTCCGCATTGCCCGCTCCGGCTGCCTTGCGGCGGGGATTGAGCGCCGCCAGTCGCAGTCCTGCCGCCGGGTCTCCCAGGCGCAACACCTCGCCGGCCAGCAGCGGCTCTTCCTTCAGACCGCCCTGCCGCAATGCCCCAGCCAGACGTGCCTGATCCCAGTCGGCATTGGGCGCACCGCCGTTGGACAGCACCCGCCGCGGTCCCAGGTGACTGATGGGATAGTAGCAGCCGCGCAGATGATCCACATCGTGATGACTGATGAAGACCAATTCCAGAGACGGCCGGCGCAGCCAGGCCAGGGCCGGCAGGATGATGCTGCGGCCGGGATCGAACGTGCGGGACTGAAAGCCGCCGCCGTCGATGAGGGCGCGGCTGCCGTCCGGGCCTTCCAGCACCAGGGCCTGCCCCTGGCCCACGTCCAGGGCCGTGAGCCGCACCTGTCCTGAAGCCGGCAGCAACGTCGGCAGGCATCCCGCAACAAACAACGCGCAGGCTCCCGCCAGACCGGCCGTCTGCCAGGGCGTTGACCGGCCCGCCGCAAGACGGATGGTCGTCCAGCAAATGATCCCCCACCAGCCGACCCACACTGCCCAGTGCGGCCGGATGGCGGCATGGCTCTGCAGCATCCCCCGGGCATCCAGCCAGCCCAGGCCGGCCAGCAAGGCGTCGGCCGAAACACTGGAAAGATCAAGCAGCCACCCGGAAACACTGGCCATCCAGGGCAGCAGGCCCGCCAGGGCCGTGCCCAGCACCCCCAGCAGCGCGCCGGGCACCACCAGCAGCCCCAGCAGCGGCAGCCACACGGCATTACACCAAAAGCTGCTTTGCACCTCGCCGAAGTGCCACAATTGCAGGGGCAGCAATGCCGCCTGTGCCGCCACACTCACGGCCAGCACCTGCACCAGCAGCCCCAGCATGCGCCGCAGGCTGCCATGTGGACCGGGCACGCCGGCCAAACCGGCGGCCGCGCCGCGCAGTCGCCAGCCCAACACACCGGCATAACAGGCGATGCCCGCCACCGCAGCCACGGAAAGCTGCAGCCGCAGATCCACGGCCATGGCCGGCGAAGCCAGCAGCAGCAACGCCACAGCCAGAAACAACCCGTCCAGCACCGCCGCCGGCCGGCCGCGCCAGGTCAGCAGGCACCAGATGGCAAACATCAGCGCCGCCCGCAGCAAGGACGGCGTGGCCCCGCCGAGCCACACATAGCCGGCCACCAGCGCCAGTCCGAACACCACGCCCCACTTGCGGCGCGGCAGGCGCAGGTATGCGGATGGCCAGAGGAACCCCAGCCCCCAGGCAGCGGCCCAGCCCAGGGAAGCCACAAACCCCACATGCGCGCCGGACAGGGCGATGGAGTGCGCCAGGGAGGCCGTGCGCAGGCGATCCACCGTCTCGTGCGACAACCACTGCCGTTCCCCGAAGGCCATCGCCAGCGCCAGGGCCCGGCCCTGATGCGCGGCGAATCGCGGGTCATCCGTGTCGTCCCGGGTCAGACTGTCCAGCGTGCGATGCAGCAACACGGCGCGCAGCCGCTCCGGCCACCACCCCGGCGCAAGCACCTCCGCGGCCACGTCCCGGCCCCGGCTGTACGCCCTGGCCACCACGCCCTGCCGCATCCACCAGCCTTCGCTGGACTGGCTGCCAAAATTGACGAAGCCCCCTGCCGGACTCACGGCCAGCATCGTGCGGATCTCCGCCCCGGGGAGCAATGCAGGCAGCAGGCTGTCCGGCGGATAGTCCCAGGTCCAGGCGAGGCGACCCGGCAACGGGCGTGTGGTGTTGGCCGAATCCGTCAATGTCACATGATCCAGGATGCAGCGCAGCCGGTTCCCGGGCAGGGACTCGCGCTCCAGCATTCGGGCAGTCACCTGATATTCGGCGCGCCGGCTGAGCCAGTCCGGCGCCTGGACGCGTGGCATGTCCAGCCAAGCCAGTCCCACACCCAGCCCCAGACAGGCCACGGCGGCGACCAGACGCACCGGCCCGCGCAAGAGATCGCGGCAGAGCAGGAAGATCAGGCCCCAGGCCGGCAGCCCGGCCCAGGGTGCATCCCAGGCCAGACAGCCGGCGAACAGGGCAAGCAGGCAGGCATGCCACGGCTGCAGCGGGGGCAGCCGGGCGCTTGCGGCGGATCGGACGCCAGCCGGAGCCATGGCGGCACCCCGCGTGCCTGGCCGTCGGCCCGATCTGTCCATCCACTCCTCCGCATGTTCAGGTGCCGATCAATCCATAGATCGGTACACCTTGGCGCCAACGTTTGTCAACTTTATATCGAGTTCTTCATATCCACGATCCAGATGATAGATGCGCTGTACCGTGGTAACGCCCGAGGCGGCCAGCCCGGCCACCACCAGCGAGGCCGAGGCCCGCAGATCCGAGGCCATCACCGGCGCGCCATTCAGGCGCTCCACGCCCCGCACCACCGCCGTACGGCCCGAGAGCTTGATGCGTGCGCCCATGCGCATCAGTTCCTGCACATGCATGAAGCGGTTTTCGAAAATTGTTTCTTCAATAACACCGCTGCCTTCTGCCAGACACATGGCGGCCATCACCTGGGCCTGCATGTCCGTGGGAAAACCCGGGTACGGCAGGGTCATCACATCCACCGCGCGCAGCCGGGCGTCCACACGCACGCGAATCCCCCCGGCCTCGCGGGTGAACTGCACGCCCATCTGCTGCAATACGTCCATCTGGGCATCCATGGCGTCCAGGGGACAATTGGTCAGCAACACGTCACCTCGGGTGGCAGCCACGGCGGCCATGTATGTGCCAGCTTCTATCCTGTCACTCATGATGGCGTAGGGGGTCGGCACGAGTCTGGCCACGCCCTGGATGCGCAGCACGCTGGTACCCTGCCCGGTAATGCGCGCGCCGCAGGCATTGAGAAAGTTGGCCAGATCCGTCACTTCCGGCTCGCGGGCGGCGTTTTCCAGAATGGTTTCACCCTCGGCCAGGGCCGCGGCCATGAGCAGGTTTTCCGTACCGCCCACGGTGGGGAACGGGAACTGGATGTGCGCGCCCTTGAGGCCGCCATCGACGCGGCCGTCGATGTAGCCGGAATCCAGCTCGAAGGTTGCGCCCATTTTTTCCAGGGCCGCCAAGTGCATATCCACGGGACGCGCCCCGATGGCGCAGCCGCCGGGCAGGGCCACCCGGGCCCGGCCCAGCCGTGCCAGGAGCGGCCCCAGACACAGGGCCGAGGCGCGCATGGTCTTCACCAGATCGTAGGGCGCTTCGTGGGCCAGGGCTCCGGGGACAACCTGGAGGACGTCGCCTTCGAGATGCGTTTCACACCCCAGGATTTCCAGCAGCTTGCAGGTGGTGCGGATGTCCTTGAGGCGTGGAACATTGTGGAAGGTCACTGACGAGTCGAACAGCAGGGCGGCAAACAGAATGGGCAGGGCGGCATTCTTGGAGCCGCTGATGGGGATGGTTCCATGCAGCTCGCGGCCGCCGTGAATCACAAGATGTTCCATGGCATCCTTCAGTGGAAAAAAAGGTGGCTTGGTGCTGGCCGTTCTACCAATCAACGCTTGACTTGGGAAGAGTTCGACAGTAAGAGATTTTCTTTCTTACGGCGGGAGTAGCTCAGTAGGTAGAGCACACGGTTGTGGCCCGTGTGGCCGTGGGTTCAAGTCCCATCTCTCGCCCCAGCAAGCCCAAGGCGCAGTTTCGACTGCGCCTTTTTTCATGCCCGACGCAGCCGGCGGCGCAGCATCCGCCCAAGCAGCACGGCTTCCGGCACGCGCAGGAGCAGCGCCCCCAGGCCGAACGCTACCGCCCAGCCAGGAATGCACGCCACCCGCAGCCAGGACGACGCCGGCAGCAGGCCATCCACCCAGACGATGCCGCCGGCCATGGCCAGCCCCAGGCCGATCATCCGGACCAGCCAGCCGGCATCGGCCCGATCCATGTGCCAGGCGCTGCCACGTCCCAGCATGAGGGCCTGGAGCCAGGCCCCAACCCCCAGGGCCATGGCCGGAGCGCGCGGCCCTGCGGTCCATTCAAAAACAAGCTCCGCCAGCACAAAGGCTGCCACGCCGGCTGCGCCGGCCAGCACCGTCAGCCGATGCCGACCCTGGGCATAGGCCGCCGCCAGCAGCGGCCGCGTCATGGCCAGGGCTGGCAACGCCAGGGCGAACCATTGCAGCATGGCTGTGGTGAGGGTCACGCCGTGCGCATCGAATTGCCCCCGGCCGAACAACACCACCACCACCGGACGCGCCAGCAGCAGCAGCCCCACGGCCGCCGGCACCGCCAGGAACAGGCTCGCGCGCAGTGCCCCGCGCAGGGCCGTGACAAAGCCGTGCTGCTCGCCCTGGGCGTGCAGGGCGGCCAGTTCCGGCAGGGCCACCGTGGAAATGGCCACCCCGGCCAGCCCCAGGGGGAACTGCAGCAGCCTGTCGGCATAGTACAGGGCGCTCGTCGTGCCCGTGCCCAGGACCGTGCCGCGGAACGAGGCCAGCATGAGCATGATCTGAAAGGCGGACGCCCCCAGCATGGTCGGCAGCATCTCGCGCCCCACCCGGGCCAGCGCTGCCGGCCGCAGAGGGGTACGGCCGATCCAGACAAATCCTTGCCGCCGCAAGTCCGGCAGTTGCAGCCACACCTGCCCGACGCCGGCCACAAGCAGCCCGGCAGCCAGACACACGGCAACGTCCTGCCCCAGCCCTGCCCCCAGGCCTGCGGCAGCGATGAGCACCACATTGAGCAGGCATGGCGACAGGGCCGGCATCAGAAATCGATCCAGCACATGCAGCATGCTCACGCAGATGCCTGCCGCGGCGGTGGTCAGCAGATAGGGCATGCAGATGGCCAGAAGCACGGCGGCCCTGGCGGCGAGTTCGGGAGCGTCCGCAAATCCCGGCGCAATGGCTTTGACGAGGAGATCGGCATGCAGCATGGCCAGCGCAGTGAGCGGTCCAACCACCAGGCCGCCCCACAGCAGCAGGCACCGGCCCAGCTGGAACATGCGTTCCCGGCCGCCGTCGGTGCGGGCCTGGGCCAGGGCCGGACCCACGGCCATGGAGAAGGTGCCCTCCCCCAGCATCCGGCGCAAGGCCTCGGGGATGCGGAAGGCCACGAAGAAGGCATCGGCCATGGGACCGGCACCCAGGGCCATGGCCACGACCATGTCGCGCACGAATCCGAGCATCCGGCTGACCAGGGTGGCCCCGGCCACCACCCCGGCCTTGCGCAAGCGATGCTGGGCGGCGTCTTCTGCCTGCCGATCCGGCGCGTCAGCCATGGCGTTTCAACGCCGATCCTGGTAGAAATCGCCCATGAGCAAACCAGCCCTGCGCGTGTACGGGACCCTGTTCGGGACACCCCGCCCTGTGTTCGAGGCCCTGAAAGACCGCTTCGGGTTCGATGTGGAAACCTGGAGCGACGGCAAATGCGAGTTGGAATATGAAGGCAATTGGTGTGACGTGGAAGGCCTGGCCGAGGCCCTGCCCGACCACATCACGCCGGAGATGGAGGGCAAGATCGACGCCATCGACCAGCACGCCTGGACGCTGACGCGCATTGCCGTGGCCGGCGGCCGCGTGACCGTCAAAACCATCTCCTGCGACGATCCGCTGGAAAAGTACCGGATGGAATAGGCAACTCCGGCTGCGGCGTCAGGCGGAAACAGCCTGGCGCTT
This sequence is a window from Megalodesulfovibrio gigas DSM 1382 = ATCC 19364. Protein-coding genes within it:
- a CDS encoding glycosyltransferase, producing MPAAECPAAVQISVLMPVYNAAATLAGAVESILGQTFADFELLAVDDGSEDATLPLLQAYAARDSRVRPVVMPHGGIVPALNHGLTLARGPYIARMDGDDWSHPERLARQWQLLETQPSLGLASCMVAFGGCRDHCAGYAAYVDWINTLTTPEAIAANRFRESPLAHPSVMFRRELVQRLGGYREGPFPEDYDLWLRWLDADVAMAKCPETLVVWNDPPSRLSRTHANYAAEAFYALKTEALARWLARHNPHHPDVYVIGAGQVSRKRARLLLAHGVRIVAWVDIDPKKIGQRYGGVPVIPRAGLPPAGECLVLSYVASRDAHVQIAEFLESQGFVAGRDYLLAA
- a CDS encoding GspE/PulE family protein — its product is MAAANLGDEERMMEHLSQDPHADEAASTTGHADAAKDIARKHRQGPRKRLGEMLVEAGLLTQQALDDALVAKRGSPLKLGQFLIQNGIVEEARLLAVLSRQLKVKRLDVESFVPDPSLASLISSDLAERCMVLPLARQGGVLWVAMQDPTDLTALDSIMHVTRMEVEIAICSKHEFDDIAHAIYGRSLDAGILAHETFEEIEEDGGEYAVDEGEDAGELNIGSLQSMAQDAPVVKIVNSILVQAMNKRASDIHFSRKKDKLELKFRIDGELKSFPPPPKKLFLPLISRIKLLSNLDISVTRVPQDGRFTYRVQHREISVRVSTLPTIYGEKVVMRLHVQSAKPLSLDQLGMSDKERVKIDKAILKPYGMMLATGPTGSGKTTLLYSILKKISKPTINTITLEDPVESRIDEVTQVQLNVKAGMTFASGLRAILRQDPDVVMVGEIRDQETANIGIQASMTGHKVLSTLHTNDAAGAVTRFIEMDIEPFLIASTLLVVVAQRLVRRICPDCIEPFEAPAAALRSMGVSGSQRMHFFQGKGCFKCENSGFKGRMGVYEVLEVDDVVQPLILKRASSVEIKQAAVQAKRLSTLKMDAAFKVFQGLTTFEEFTSVAF
- a CDS encoding ATP-binding protein, yielding MKCKRCRARAAVALPSHHTGFCEACFLEFVERQVEKAIRSQGLFSHADTILLALSGGKDSLAMAHLLRRLGYGVHGVHLDLGIPDSSAPARAAVERFCAAHGIPLDVVQLADEGLAIPLVKDCINRPICSACGTIKRQLFNRAAVQGGFTVLATGHNLDDETSRLFANVIRWDAAQLADQGPMLPAGNGFAKKVKPMWRLSEFETAAYCFLAGIEYHMGACPYSRGASFTGHKSLLAGLEETSPGQKLQFYLGFLEFGRQPFRQAQAAAPCAIVPCTQCGHPTNAECCSVCRMREAIARRDMPVEL
- a CDS encoding Hpt domain-containing protein translates to MSHTAPELPAVAASALPSATHLAYAAALHRLGGDVELLHLLFTSFASDAPARLEHLAVAMQGRDAAQVQRQAHALKGAAAIIGAQHCEQLAAVLERLAGAPGFDSGDDAGFAALDAAWAALHAEARLLLSELARMAESGKNKGD
- a CDS encoding response regulator — encoded protein: MSEARKVLVVDDEKHIRMLYREELETDGYVIATSDGQEDILQVIAREQPLVVVLDIKLGANRSGLDLLQEIRSKHQTLPVILSTAYDSFQHDLKSIAADYYVVKSVDLAELKDKVSQALSKAARLAT
- a CDS encoding site-2 protease family protein gives rise to the protein MNDFISDLNRLLIFFLPFALGIILHEVAHGYIAWRLGDPTAKNQGRLTLNPIKHVDPMGLAVFVLTALFTGFVFGWAKPVPVDPRYFKNPRQGLMLSSMAGPATNFALALCFAFAFTALYGHAATAPLGSTGAYFLDPLVRICLAGVSVNLVLGVLNLIPIPPLDGSKVVQYFLPRDLALKYLSLERHGFLLLLLLIAFGVVGRFIRFIVEPLFTGVMTLAGA
- the trpS gene encoding tryptophan--tRNA ligase: MTPTPRIVSGMRPTGPLHLGHYFGVLKQWLELQSTHHCYFFVADWHALTSEYHDPLRIRGFVPELVMDWVAAGLDPARCTIFQQSMVPEHVELHLVLSMITPTSWLERNPTYKDQLQQLAEKDLTTYGFLGYPVLQAADILLYKPQAVPVGQDQLPHLELTREIARRFNFLYGETFPEPQALLTPAAKCPGLDGRKMSKSYGNSIYLREDFVDVRSKVMQMLTDANRKRKTDPGDPNICNLFPYHVLMTGAEDQAAIRDACVKAEIGCVDCKKKLIESMEAFLTPLHERRRHLVEHPEEAWDILERGSAVAREEAQRTQDEVRRHINFLGR